The Metabacillus litoralis genome contains a region encoding:
- a CDS encoding sensor histidine kinase — MTSIRNKLLVYFLAFVLLFNVVSYSIYFSSSQMVSEYHASFERFLLFNEISQQSSQVYEKINAYVVEKDNVYLEEYRDLKKRLKENNEKLQEDAITGINREELDKYQRMVRNLLFESDITIAAVQYDNLDQYTTHAKEVRNISSYILESTLQLINFELAEYQMFYQEMEERQHAFKWFTINLFSSTLLLALLTAVLFSRGLTHPLRRLSKAAKEVSEGNFEGPPIKVKTNDEVKVLSDSFEHMRENIKQLIEEIKEKSELDQLLKELELKHLQNQINPHFLFNTLNTISRMAYLEDANVTSRLIQSVSTLLRSSLGDINKSVTLKEEVNVVREYFYIQKTRFAERITFKTNIDEGCLDTKIPALTLQPLVENSFIHGVEKLEEGGMISLNIYCEDDQVIVEVEDNGKGMDEETKKRIFSRDQIDLHEQHSGHSTGIGLQNVIKRLELVYKQQDILEIDSEINRGTTIRMRLPRG, encoded by the coding sequence ATGACAAGCATTCGCAACAAATTATTAGTTTATTTTTTAGCTTTTGTACTACTATTTAATGTTGTTTCATATTCTATTTATTTCAGCAGTTCACAAATGGTCTCAGAGTACCATGCTAGCTTTGAGAGGTTTCTACTATTTAATGAAATCTCTCAGCAATCATCGCAGGTTTATGAAAAAATTAATGCTTATGTTGTGGAAAAAGACAATGTGTATTTAGAGGAGTATAGAGATCTAAAGAAGCGCCTCAAAGAAAATAATGAAAAGCTCCAAGAAGATGCAATTACCGGAATTAATAGAGAAGAGCTTGATAAATACCAAAGAATGGTTCGAAATCTTCTATTTGAAAGTGACATCACCATTGCAGCTGTTCAGTACGATAATTTAGATCAATACACAACACATGCGAAGGAAGTTCGGAATATATCTTCTTATATTTTGGAATCCACTCTACAGCTAATCAATTTTGAGCTAGCTGAATACCAAATGTTTTATCAAGAAATGGAAGAGCGGCAGCATGCTTTTAAATGGTTCACGATTAATCTTTTCAGCTCAACCCTACTGTTAGCGTTATTAACCGCAGTCTTGTTCTCAAGAGGTCTGACTCATCCATTGCGAAGATTATCTAAAGCGGCAAAAGAAGTATCAGAAGGAAACTTCGAAGGTCCGCCAATTAAGGTGAAAACAAATGATGAAGTAAAGGTATTAAGTGACTCGTTCGAACACATGCGAGAAAATATTAAACAATTAATAGAAGAAATAAAGGAAAAATCCGAGCTTGATCAGCTCCTCAAAGAACTGGAACTCAAGCACTTACAAAATCAGATTAACCCACACTTTCTGTTTAATACATTAAATACAATCTCAAGAATGGCGTATTTAGAAGATGCCAACGTTACATCAAGGCTCATTCAATCCGTTTCAACATTGTTGCGATCAAGCCTTGGTGATATTAATAAATCAGTCACATTAAAAGAAGAAGTGAACGTGGTAAGAGAGTATTTCTATATCCAAAAAACAAGATTTGCCGAACGCATTACATTTAAAACAAACATCGATGAAGGCTGTCTTGACACCAAAATCCCAGCCCTCACCCTCCAGCCATTAGTCGAAAACTCCTTCATACACGGAGTCGAAAAGCTGGAAGAGGGCGGAATGATCAGCTTGAACATTTATTGTGAAGATGACCAAGTCATCGTCGAAGTGGAGGACAACGGCAAAGGCATGGACGAAGAAACTAAGAAACGCATCTTCTCCCGCGACCAAATCGACCTCCATGAACAACACAGTGGCCACTCCACCGGAATCGGCCTCCAAAACGTCATCAAAAGACTCGAGCTAGTCTACAAGCAACAAGATATTTTAGAAATAGATTCAGAGATCAACAGAGGGACGACAATTCGGATGAGACTGCCGCGGGGATGA
- a CDS encoding SWIM zinc finger family protein, whose protein sequence is MLGRELSKEFVLGAGEQIKQLLSPQDEHDRNVVKKGLILYRQGSIYNVSTTSHTVSAKVQDVTSVQVELDLDDFVMSTCTCPAPSICRHRIAAFLYVYASVDRVGTFVDLWKEEKPIDDVLKHVQKASSLLKPEKEYEDSSLASWIAFFDREFESWYEQVSSPNQLFQSLFHHYYSALKKKAPKSPEMKQFFIVQASVTVFIKILQLINETKPTDYMLQHIIYPYIDQLSDNVAIAISEMKRYALPFALDPLLVDSVERFRELLFTSKHYQYERSNLYQLLWIELLRRDKFINIEREWLEEHLEDEKNKEPSYAVEMETALMHMDFLQSRDEHIFETMKKLTPAALPFTFHWVEDIMKKKNWKRMSAWMSYMMDNSTEYINSDLPFEEKRQVVRYMMQLIKQYSKATNDEKLFERACRNMLPLSYAEYHDFLLDKEQYRTWIELQTLLGFSIEEMDTYVLKDIEKSEPGVLLPLYVKTVKHEISMKTRENYKMAVRYLKRMKAQYKKLKREEVWENYILQLSDEHKRLRAFQEELKKGKLIHD, encoded by the coding sequence ATGCTTGGTCGGGAACTTAGTAAAGAATTTGTACTTGGTGCCGGTGAACAGATTAAACAGTTGCTTTCTCCTCAGGATGAGCATGATCGTAATGTCGTGAAAAAAGGACTCATTTTATATCGTCAAGGTAGTATTTATAATGTGAGCACAACAAGTCACACTGTTTCTGCAAAAGTCCAGGATGTCACGAGTGTTCAGGTTGAGCTTGATTTGGATGATTTTGTGATGAGCACGTGTACGTGTCCGGCTCCTTCAATTTGTCGGCACCGTATAGCAGCCTTTCTATATGTATATGCAAGTGTTGACCGAGTCGGTACATTCGTTGATCTTTGGAAAGAAGAAAAACCGATCGATGACGTGTTAAAGCATGTACAAAAAGCAAGCTCACTTTTAAAGCCTGAAAAGGAGTATGAAGATTCCTCCCTTGCAAGCTGGATTGCGTTTTTTGATCGTGAGTTTGAGAGCTGGTATGAACAGGTTTCTTCTCCTAATCAGCTTTTCCAAAGTCTTTTTCATCATTATTATTCGGCCCTGAAAAAGAAGGCGCCTAAGTCTCCTGAGATGAAACAGTTTTTTATCGTTCAGGCATCTGTGACGGTTTTTATAAAAATCTTGCAGCTTATTAATGAGACGAAGCCAACGGACTATATGTTACAACATATTATTTATCCTTATATTGATCAGCTTTCCGATAATGTGGCAATCGCAATTTCTGAGATGAAGCGCTATGCCTTGCCGTTTGCCCTTGATCCGCTATTAGTGGACAGTGTTGAGCGCTTCCGTGAGCTATTGTTCACGAGCAAGCACTATCAATATGAACGTTCGAATTTGTATCAGCTGCTATGGATTGAGCTATTGCGTCGCGATAAGTTTATAAATATTGAGCGAGAATGGCTTGAGGAGCATCTTGAAGATGAAAAGAATAAAGAGCCTTCGTATGCGGTGGAAATGGAAACAGCACTCATGCATATGGATTTTCTTCAATCACGTGATGAACACATTTTTGAAACGATGAAAAAGCTCACACCAGCTGCACTGCCGTTTACCTTTCATTGGGTTGAGGACATCATGAAAAAGAAAAACTGGAAGCGCATGTCTGCCTGGATGTCTTATATGATGGACAATTCAACCGAATACATAAACAGTGATCTTCCTTTTGAAGAAAAACGACAAGTTGTCCGCTATATGATGCAGCTTATTAAGCAATACTCAAAAGCTACGAATGATGAAAAGCTGTTTGAACGTGCATGTCGTAACATGCTTCCGTTGAGCTATGCGGAATATCATGATTTTCTTTTAGATAAAGAGCAGTATCGCACGTGGATTGAACTGCAGACGTTGTTAGGCTTTTCAATAGAAGAAATGGATACTTATGTGTTAAAAGATATTGAAAAAAGTGAGCCGGGTGTCCTTTTGCCTCTTTATGTTAAAACGGTTAAGCATGAAATCAGTATGAAGACCCGTGAAAATTATAAAATGGCTGTGCGCTATTTAAAGAGAATGAAAGCTCAGTACAAAAAGCTGAAGCGCGAGGAAGTATGGGAAAATTATATTCTGCAGCTATCAGATGAACATAAACGACTACGTGCATTTCAGGAAGAATTGAAGAAAGGGAAGCTGATCCATGATTAA
- a CDS encoding sugar-binding protein gives MLYFRRFLYIITFLVFLLTGFLTLYYGKETFHFNEEAKPNAEQTYDYHFVLIPEELDNDYWRLVEQGARDAAKFHNVYLEYLGPKQANNDEYLKTIDMAIAGLVDGVITQGVAEPEFDKLVTKSREKLIPVVTIDTDAPESGRAVYVGTDNYYSGFLAGKALLNDTKGEQKVAIVTGRLEAPHQKLRVQGFKDAVATEKRIEIVAIEESNITEIGAQEAAHRILQQHPKTTAFYGTSALDGIGIAKVVKRVKAEEDLYIIGFDILQETLDYIEEGTIEATVVQFPYQMGYEAVEKMIQLNKGEKMDPLQHTDTKVIYKEDLPISPSSMNGGSKP, from the coding sequence ATGTTATACTTCCGACGTTTTCTATACATCATTACTTTTCTCGTATTCTTACTAACTGGTTTTCTTACATTATATTATGGAAAAGAAACATTTCACTTTAACGAAGAAGCTAAGCCTAATGCCGAACAAACTTACGACTATCATTTTGTCCTGATTCCGGAGGAGCTCGATAATGATTACTGGCGTCTCGTCGAACAAGGCGCAAGAGATGCCGCCAAATTCCACAATGTGTACCTTGAGTATTTAGGACCAAAGCAGGCAAATAATGATGAGTATTTAAAAACGATTGATATGGCCATCGCAGGCCTAGTTGATGGAGTGATCACGCAGGGGGTGGCTGAGCCGGAGTTTGATAAGCTTGTCACAAAGTCGAGAGAAAAACTAATCCCTGTTGTAACAATCGATACAGATGCACCTGAAAGCGGCCGGGCTGTGTATGTGGGCACAGATAACTACTATTCTGGTTTTCTTGCAGGTAAAGCGCTGCTCAACGATACAAAGGGTGAGCAAAAGGTCGCAATCGTTACAGGTCGCCTTGAAGCACCTCATCAAAAGCTACGCGTTCAAGGCTTTAAGGATGCCGTTGCAACAGAAAAGCGAATTGAGATCGTTGCTATAGAGGAGTCCAACATCACGGAAATTGGCGCGCAGGAGGCTGCCCACCGCATTTTGCAGCAGCATCCTAAAACAACAGCATTTTACGGCACAAGTGCGCTCGATGGAATCGGCATTGCCAAGGTTGTGAAAAGGGTGAAGGCAGAAGAGGATCTGTACATTATCGGCTTTGATATTTTGCAAGAAACCCTTGATTATATTGAAGAAGGAACAATTGAAGCAACTGTCGTTCAATTTCCTTATCAAATGGGCTATGAAGCAGTTGAAAAAATGATTCAACTAAACAAGGGTGAAAAAATGGATCCACTTCAGCATACAGATACAAAGGTAATTTATAAAGAAGACCTGCCAATCTCACCATCCTCTATGAATGGAGGAAGTAAGCCATGA